The Caldisericum exile AZM16c01 region TCAAATATCGGTTAAGAATTACAGTAAGTGTAGGAATAATCGCTATAAGCAGTGCCTCAAAAAAAATTCTTTTGGATACCTTAATAATTTTGTCCATTTTTTAACTCCCGCAAATAATAATTATAAGGTAAATTATAGTTTTTACAAGTACTTTTTAAAAATTTTCGACACCTTTTACATATTATTAGGCGAGGAAAGATTTTAAGCGCTAAAAATTTTCCTAAGAAAATTAATGTGGATAAAAATTTTAATTTTAAAATTTTGTGTATTTGTATATAATTATAAAAATTTATAGGTTGGGGTGAAAAATGTTAGAAAACATTTTTAGAAAAAAGGGAAAGAATTTATTTATTACGAGTTTTTTTGGCTCTAAGGAGTTTTTGTATTTTTATATTCTTCACCTTCTAAGTGAAAGAGATATGTATGGTGAGGAAATTTCCAAAGCAATACTCATTGTCTCACGGGGCACTTGGTATCCAAATCCTGGATTCATATACCCCGTGCTTAAGAAGTTAAGTGTAAGCGGCTATATAAAGGGTGATTGGGTTATAGGAGAATCAAAACACCCACGCCTTGTTTATAAGATTACTGAAAAAGGTAAAACTTACTACAGAACTTTAAGAAAGGATTGGAAAGAAGGTATCAAAGAGTTTATTGAAATTTTGAGGTTAATTGATGAGGAGGGTTTATTATGAAAATTGGCGTTATTTCGGACATTCACGGTGATTTTTTATCGCTTAGGACGGTTTTTACGGAATTGGAAAAATTAGATATTAGCCTTGTGCTTGTTTTAGGCGACGTGCTCTATCATGGACCGAGAAACCCAATACCAGAGGGGTATAACCCAATGGGAGTTGCAGAACTTATAAATAACGCTCCCTTCAACTTCATCTTTGTGAAAGGCAATTGCGATGCAGATGTAGATCAACTTATGATAAAATACCCAATGCTTCAAGAATTTGCACTTGTGCACATTGAAGAAGCTACACTCCTTTTAACACACGGAGATAGGATTGAAGACTTTGAAAATTTTATGGAAAAATATAAAGGCGTAAAGGCACTTTTAACAGGACACACCCATATACCTGTTGTCGAAGAAAATAAATTCGGACTTCATATTAATCCAGGTTCAATAAGTTTACCAAAGGGCTCATCAAAGAAATCATTCGCAATTCTTGATATTGAAAAAGATAAATTTCTTGTAGAATTTAAGGAGATAGTATGATAACAATAACGATTGCAAATCAGAAAGGCGGTGTTGGTAAGACAACAACTGCGGTAAATCTTGCTTCCTTCATCGCAAGGAAGAATTTTAAAACCCTTCTTGTTGATCTTGACCCTCAGGCAAACTCGACTTTTGTTTTTCTTGACAATCCTGCAAAATTAAGCACCTATTCAATTTTTGTAGAGGAGGAGGTTGATCCAACGGGCATTATCCATGAAACCGCAGTCCCAAATCTATTTTTGATGCCTTCGTCAATTCACCTTGCAAAAGTTGAAAGGGCCCTTGCAGGAGTTTTCGATGCACCTCTTAAATTAAGAAGGATTATGGGAAAAATTGCAAACATGTTCAGTTTTGTAATCATTGATACACCCCCATCCTTAGGTCTTCTTACAGTAAATGCGCTTACCACATCTGATTTCGTAGTAATACCTATTACACCATCACCTTGGGCACTTGAAGGCGTGCAAGACTTTTTGGACACTTTCGAAGGTGTAAAAGAAACATTTAATGAGAGACTAAAAATTTTAGGTGTTCTTATAACAATGTTTGACACAAGGACTACACTTTCCAAAGATGCCTCATTAAAAATAAAGGAACTCTTTGGAGACCTTGTTTTTGAAGAGCCAATTGCAAGAAGCGTACGCCTTGAGGAAAGTCCTGCATTTAGAGAGGACATCTTTACTTTTGCACCAGATTCAAAAGGAGCGCATGCTTATGCCATCTTCGGCGAAAGTGTTTTAAAAAGATTAGGAAAGTAGGTGAAAAATGGAATCAAAAAAAGGCTTACCAAAAGATTTTAACCTCCGATTTGATAAGGGCTATGTTGAAGAACTTGCAAATGAAAAAATCAAGGCAAAAGTGATTGAACTAAACGTAGAAGATATAATTACAGATCCAAACCAGCCGAGAAAAACTTTTAATGAGGAGAGTTTAAAAGAACTTGCAGAAAGCATTGAAAAGCATGGTGTTTTAGAACCAATTCTTGTGCGTAAGGTTGGCACAAAATATATGATTGTTGCAGGTGAAAGAAGATTCAGGGCAACTCTTCTACTCAAAAAAGATACAATTCCTGCAATTGTGATAGATCCAAAAAGTGAAAGCATTGTAAGGGAAATCCAGATCGTCGAAAATTTGCAAAGAGAGGACATTTCGCCAATTGAACGCGCAAAGGCAATTTATGAATACCTGAAGCCCTACGCAAAGGATAAAAATGTTAAAACACTTCTTATAAATTACAGAATGGGAAGGAGTGTCCCCGAAGATTTTGCGCTCACCGTGAGCGCACTGTGTAAAGCAATAGGAAAAACACCAATTACGCTTATTCGTTGGATTAGTCTTCTTGATTTGCCCGAGGAGATACAGAAGAAAATTGACGATCCGAATTCACCTTTGACATCAAAACATGTTGAAAGCTTACTTAAGGTAAAGGACCTCGATGTGATTAAAAAGGTCGTAAGAGTAATTGAGGAAAATGAACTTTCCTCTGATGATGTTGCAAATGTTGTAAGCACATTAAAACACTTTAAACCTGCAAGCCTCAAAGGTGCAATAAAGAGTATAGAAAATGCAATTAATTTAATCGATTTTGTAGATGATAAAAACAGGGAAACGTTAAAAGAAGAACTTAAAATCCTAAAAGACCTTGTAATGGAATTGGAAGAGAAGTTAAGGGACTGAAGGCAGGTTTGTAGTTATTTCAGACGAGGTATTTGGATATCGCACAATGTATTTTCCGTTGGGTAGTTCCGCATAAAGAACATAACTTCCGCCATCTTTTGAACCATAATATAATTTGTAATCTTTACCAAATGGATTTTGCATATTTTGGAGTATCTGTGGGCGAAGAATATACTCTATACCACCATCTTCGCCCAAAAACGTCTTATTGCCATGCTTGTTTTTAATAGAGTTAATTCCCAAAAGTTCCCGTGATAGAAGTGATGTTGGAGTTTCTCTATCGACTGAATACCCAAATTCTTCTGCTGGATTTACAGGATTTGGGTATACTCCCCAATCTTGTTTGTAATGTTCAAGGTCTCTTGCAAGAGAATCAAAATTACTGAGAAGTTGTGCTGCACGTCCTCTGTTAATAACCTCGCCAAACACTGGGATAGCAATACCAACAAGAATTATTATAATTGCAACAACAATCATTAATTCAACAAGTGTAAAACCTCTATTTTTTCTCAAATCGGTCGTTTTCATAGACATCTGCCTTTCTTGAATATCCCTTTTTCTCCCAATAGCCTGGGATATCTTCATCGATTACTTCAAACTCAACGACCCATTTTGCATCTTTGTAGGCATATTTTCCGTTTACAACAAGCCTTAAAGGATATCCGTTTGCGATATCAAGAGGTTTCCCATCAATCTCGTATGCAAGAAATGAATTGTCGCTTAAAAGAAAATCAAGCGGTAAATCCGTTGAATAGCCATCAAGATTTTTTACCATAACGAATTTTCCTTCTGGTAAAACTGAAACTTCTTCAAACAGAGTTCTTGGATATATGCCCGAGAAAACAGCCCCAAGATAACTCCACCCATCAACACAGTGAATATCAAATTGGACACTTTCCTTTAACAACTTGAGGATTTCCTTTAAGGGAATTATCTTTTCTTCTTTTACAAGGCCTGTAATTTTTACAGAATACTTATCGATATCAATTTCTTTTGGCTTTCCAAAAACAGAAATTGGGTAAAGCCTTGCGGACGGTTTTTGTCCTGGTGGCATTTTGAATTCTCCCATTTCATCACCTCATTTTATTATAATGATTTTACAAAGTTTTAAAAGGATATCTCTTACAAATGGTATGTTATAAAACTTCAACTACTCACAGAAAAAATTATCCAATTGTGATTGAAAAGCAAAATAGATATCACTAACCGACTTTTCCCTCAAAAATATAAAAAATTCACTTGTTTTTTGTAAGAGGAATTCAAAGGCAGAGATTTCTCACTGCGTTCGTTGAAATGACCTTGTTTCGTCATTCCGAAGCCAAAGGCGAGGAATCTCCTCTTTTAAATCGAAAGAGTTCAAATATCCCCCTTTAAACAATTTAGAGGGGGACTTGCGATTCTCCCCCTCTAACTCCCCCTGAAAGGACAAAAAGATTTTTTTGGGGGGGAGTACTGAGGGGGGTATTTTGCCCCCTCAGATTGAACTGAGGGGATGCCTCAGAAAGTCATTTCGGCATGACTACATAAAATAATTGAGTTATTTGGGGAGTGCTGAGAGAGGATTTCGCCCCCTCAAAGTTAACTGAGGAGATTTCTCACTTCGTTCGAAATGACCGTCGTTTGTCATTCCGAAGGCTTTAGCCTGAGGAATCTCCTTCTTTAATAGAGGGGATTAAAAAGGCTCCCCCTCTAACTCCCCCTTAAAGGCGGAAATCCCTTACATTCGTTCGGGATGACTTTTTTTTGGGGGATACTGAAGAGGGGTTATTTCTCCATCAACTTTTGGTGGTTATCGAGGGAAAGAGTCAACTTAAATATTTCTTACTTCTACTTTTTCTGCGAAGTTTTGCATTAATTTTTTTATTTCGTTAAGTTCTGCATTGGTGAATGTCTCAAATGGATAAGTTGGGTCAAGCACCTTGTCAAAATGCGGTTGTTGGATATAATATGCCTTTGCCCTATTTATAATTTCGCCTATCTTCACAAAATCGTCTAAGGTTTTGAAATAATTTTTAAAAACTGTTGTCCTAAATTCATAGTCTTTACCTGAGTTTTTTATAATTTGAACACTTTCTCTTATGATATTACCGAGAACATTTACGCCAATTGCTTCGCTATACCTTTCAAGCGGTGCCTTTATATCCATCGCAATATAATCAACAAAGGGCAAAATTTCTTTGAGCCTATCAGGAAAAGATCCGTTTGTGTCTAACTTTACCAAAAAACCCATATCCTTAATTCTTTTTACAATCTTAACTAAATCTTTATAAATTAAAGGCTCTCCACCTGTAAATTCGACTGCATCAAGAAGCCCAACTCTACTTTTAAGAAAGTCTTCAATACTCTCAAAAAGTATTTCCTCAGGAAAAAGAGTTGGCAAAACAAGTTCTCTATTGTGGCAAAAGGGACAGCGGAAATTACATCCAAGTGTAAAAATAATAGCACAAGTTTTATTAGGATAATCTACAAGAGAAAACTTCTGAAATGCTCCAATTCTTATATCCACACTTCTTGATTCACTCATCAAAGTATTATACAACTTTTATTAGATTCTTAGTATTGCTGTTAGTATTTTTTCAATTGAAAAGTCCAAGGCATCCATTATTTTATCTTTCAGTTCAATAAACTTCTTTGCAAGTTGTGGATCAAATTGCAAACCTGCATTCCTTTCAATTTCATTCATTGCTTCCTCAATTGATTTCGCCTTCCTGTAAGGTCTATCTGTAGTCATCGCATCAAATGAATCAACGATTGTAAGAATTCTTGATAAATATGGGATTTGTTCTTCCTTAAGTCCATCTGGATAACCAATGCCGTCCCACCGTTCATGGTGATGGCGCAAAACTCTTGCAACTTCTTTTAAACCTTCAATAGCAGAAACAATTTCAAAGCCTTTTTCAGGATGTATTTTCACTTCAGAAAATTCTTCCTGAGTTAAATTTCCATTTTTAAGAAGGATTATGTCACTTACTCCAATTTTTCCAACATCGTGTAATACCGCAGCAAATACAAGCGTTTTAAGGGCTTTGTTGTCAAGTCCAAGGTGTATTCCAAAAAAGTATGCATATTTTGTTACATTTTCAGAGTGTAATCTTGTATAAGGATCTTTTGAATCAATAGCACGAGCAAACGCAATCATAATGTCCGCAAAAAGTTTAGACCTATCTTTATAGATGAAGAAACTTTTTATTGAAGGAAGTATTGCCAATTCCAGTTGATTTAATGTATCTACATCAGTTTCGCTACCTTTGGATACTCCGATTTCAATAAAATCTTTCTCTATTTCATAGTTTATCTTTTCGAGTGTTTCAAAATTCTTCTCTTCGTCAAATATAAATTCGCTTGTATCATTTCTAATTAATCTTACATTGTCATCAAATAAAAGTGCGTGAATATATCGTTCCTCAATTCTCACACTCAGTTTTAAATACTCAATGTAATCAAAAACAACCTTTATTAATCTGAATGCTTCCTTCATATAGTTGGATGATTCATTCTCAAAATCAAGATGCTCTGAAATTCCCCTTATAATCCTGTCTATCTTTAACTCATTTTCAAGTCCCTCAAATAGTTTCTTCGTTCTCAAAAAAAGTGACCCCAAGTTTGACACTGCCTTCATAACTTCAATGCTATCAGAGGTAAACGGATTTTCCTCCTTTGTGGAATCTATGAATACCCCGCCGTAATATTCCTCATCTACAAAAAACGATGCTGTGATTGTAAATCGCACTTTATCAATGCCAATCTTAAGTGCAAGGTCTTTCTCGCTTTCCTCCAAACCAACAATTCCAATCGATTTAATAATTTTAGCTTTACCTTTTTCTACAAGTTGTTGTTCTCTTTCAAGATCAATCCTTAGTTTATTTAAAAGTGTAATATCATATCCAGAGGATGCAACATACTTAAGTTTGTTTCCAAATCTTAGAAGAACTGAACCCATTTCGCCCTCTTCTATAAGCGATAGCGTAAGATCGAGCAACTTTGAGAAAAATTCTTCGTTTGTTTCTTTAAAAGATGCTTTTGAGATGAAGTCAATAATGGTTTCAAGTTTTGATGCAAGCAAGGCGTTTAAATCGACTTCTCTTTTTAGGGCATTAAGTGCACCTTGAATTGAAAGATAGAAAGATATAATTTTGCTAACAGTATTTGCAAGATCTATATCCTCTTTTCCGAAGTGGACATCATCTTTGAAAATATCCAACGATAAGTGGCCTGCGTATTCATCTGAAACAATAATGGGTATTATAAGCGTTTCTTTTATTTCTTCAAGACCAAGTTGTCTTGCATAGTTTCTAAAATTTTCTGGAAATCCAGAGATACCAATTTTCTCGATAATTATTGGCTTAGTCCATAGTTTGCTTTCATAAGTCTTATCAAGGATGAGATTTTTTAAAATCTCCTTGTCATAGCCAATGGATGCAACAGGCATAATTGAATTGCCAATTGCAAGCCACAAAACACCCTTTTCTATCTTTGGTATAAGAGTAAATATCGTTTCAAGGAATTTTTGCACAACTTCTTCAGCTTGCATTGTTATAGAGGTATTGTAAATAAAATTATTCAATATATTTAGTTTCTCTTGCGTTTCCTTATATACCTTTAAGGCTTCCACTTCTTTTTTAAGCGCTATCTCAAGTTCGGTTGTTGTTTCTTTTTCGGTTTCAAAAAGCCCAAAAAGAAGTATGCCGCAAAAAATAAGGAATAATATTAAAAATAACCCATAAGTTAAAACAGTGTTTCTAAAAGCATTGTTTATGCTATCGGCAACATCGCTTAAACTACCAAAGGTATGAATAACAAAGTGGTGTGAATGATATGTAAAGGGGTAAGTTCTTGAAATAGTATTATCTGAGGTCATGTGCTTTACAATGTCATCTATATTGCTTAGAAATAGGCTATCTGAAATATTTGTTGCAAAGATAATATTATCTTCAGATACGATGAATTTTAATGGAGAAATAGCGTTTGTCAGGGTATGTGAAAGCATATTGAGGTCAATAAGTCCTGCAATTGTGCCATAAAATTCGTTTTCTTTGAAAATTGGAATATGAAGTGCTATTGCATTAAAACCCTGCACTGCTTTGAATGGCATCGAAAGAGTCACTTTTTTTGTCTCAAGCGCCTCTTTTACGTGTGGTTGATTTGCTATGTTTATCCCAATTGAATATGTATAAGGGTAAGTATAGACGATTACACCTTTATCCCGACTTTATCAGTTGACCTTGAACCAACCCGCATAAATCCTAAGAATTAATTTTTAAAAACCTTCATTTTGCTACTACAAACTTCTGTTTGATCTTTTTGTTCTGATTAGATTCTTAACTCTTCAAAGGGAGTAATGTTTTTTGGAGGTTTAATATGAAGTATTTTAAGAATCTTGTTACCAAGCTCATCCCACTTTGTTTTAAGATAGAATGAATGTCCTTCTGCACTAAATTCTGTAAGATTCATTAAGTTGAGTGCTTCTTTGATTCTTTCAGGTGATGCTTTGATATTATTCTCTTTAAGTGTTAGTTCAAGCGTTCTTTCAAGAAGGAAAGAGAGGAAACAAACAACAAAGTGGCCTTTGATTCTTTTTTCGGTCCAGTGGAAGATTGGCCTAACCTCCAACGTACTCTTCATTATCCTGAATGATTCTTCTATCTTCCATAGAGCATGGTGTGCATCAAGAATGTCATTTACATTCATATCAGTCTTGCTTACCTCTATTGCATAGTATCCATCAAACATCTCATCCCTTGACATTGCATTTTTATCCAATTCCCAGTTCAGCTTGTTTGTCTCCTTGAGGTATTTTCTTCCTCCACGCTTCAAGCTTCCACTGATAGCAGAAGGGTTATCAAGAAATTTTACTCCTTTATCAATCAACCTCTGCCTATCCTCTCTATCCTTTTGAGCTCTCAAGGGAGAATAAGTTACAAGGAGCTTCTCTTTGAGGTCATACAGTTTGTTATCTGTATCTCTTACAGTATTTACATAATCAAGCAGCTTGTATCTGAAGGTTTCTTCATCTTGGCTTGAATCGGCTGAATTGAGGTTAAGGGTATCTTTCCCTTTTATTGTGACGTACCCCTCTTCATTCAGGATACTTTCCTGCACATCCTTCTTCATGCTCTTTATGCGTGATGAAACAATGTAATCATACCCTTTATCTTTGATTTTCTTTAAGTTGAGCTTTGAATTTAGCCCTCTGTCTGCAACGATGATTACCCTGCGTATGCCAAACCTTCCACTGAGTTTATCAAGGGACGACTCAAGTGTCTTACCTTCAAAGGTATTGCCAGGAAAGAGTTCATATCCTATTGGCCGACCAACCATATCAATGAGCAGTCCTAAGACAACCTGCACTTCATTAACCCTATTTTCTTTGCTGAATCCAAAGTCTCTTAATGTATCCTTCTTTACGCTTTCAAACCTGAATGTTGTTGCATCATAGAAGACAACATCAACATTCATATTGAATAGGCTCTTCTGTTTGTTAAAAAGGTAATCTTCAATTGTTTCTTTATGCTCTGATAGTATGTCAAGGGAACGATAGAGGTGGTTTAATCCTACAGAAGGAAGATTAGCATAGTGCAGTTGATTGTTGTATGTTCCAAGCTTACTCTTTGGATTCATAAGGTGTTCTGCTGCCATTAAGAAGATAGAAGTGTTTAAGTCAAACTGGATATTTGTTTTCTCTCTCATATCATTAAGCAGTTTATTTAATCCATAGTTATCCCAGAGTTTCTTGTAGACAGCATAGCCAGTATTAACGACATTTCCACCTTTTACCGTATTCAGGTCAATCATATCCTTAAACTTTGATAGTTCTGCAAGGCGAAGGCCTAATCTTCCAAACATTGGGTTGTTCTCAATCATATCTAATCTACCAAGGTTAAGGATCACCTTGTGCTTTATGATACTTTTTTCTTTGTCTCTGTATGCCGAGACTATGGAGACATACTTATGCTTTCCAGACTTAGTAACTTTTACAAACATATCCTATTGTATCATAAATATTAAAAAATGCAAGCAAAAACAAGAAATAAATGATAAAATATTGCTACTACAATTTTAAAAAACAAAAAATTACAGCTACATAAATACTACATTCTTTAGATAAAAATACTCAAAAATGAAGAGTAAGTGATAAAGTCAGGAGTCACTTTTTTTGTCTCAAGCGCCTCTTTTACGTGTGGTTGATTTGCTATGTTTATCCCAATTGAATATGTATAAGGGTAAGTATAGACGATTACACCTTTATTATTCATAAGAGTAACCGAAGCAAACGTATCTTTGTGGGTTTCGTAGAAGGTTTTTATCTGTGATTTTGCCTTTGAAATATTGTCTACTTCAAGTGTTTGAGCAAGATATGTAAGGTAATTTTCAAAAGAGTCAACCAAATAAATATTTAGTTTGTCTGTAATTGTAAATGCGGCGTTCTGAATCTTATCTTGAAGATTACTTATTATATTATCCTTTTGGGTCTTGTATGAGTTATATCCAAAAACCGTAGAAATTGACATAATCAGTGTTGCAATGAGAGAAACCACAATGAGTCTTCTAAAAATTGAAACCTTTTCATTAAAAACTTGTTTTTCGAGAGGACGGCTTGGCATTTTTGCTCCAATATCTCTCATTACAAACGTTGCATGCAAGAATGAAAGGAACATTAGGGTAAGAGAAATATAAATTGCAGGCTTAAGAGAAATAAGGGAAAGATAGAAAAGAAGTTTCAAAAGAATTGAAATAGAAGAAAAGATTACTACAAAAACATAGATCCTCTTTTCACGCTTTGAGCCGTATGTTGAATATGCAAAACCCCTTGCAAGATGAATTACCGCAATCCCTATTAAACCCCACGAAACATAATCAAATATACGTATTTTATTCTGTATGAAAAATGACGAAATAATAAGAAAACCTATACCAATAATTTCAATTTTATTCGGTATCGCAACATATTTTCCTGTTGTAAGAAAAATTACTATATAGACACTTAAAACAATACCCAATGCAAATATAAAATTAACTGGTAAAAACGCAGGCTCCTTCGGCCCCAATTCTAAAATGTAAAAAACTTTAATAAGAGACAAAACTGATGTAACAGGAAGCAAAAATGAAACAATAAAAAGGACTCTTTCATAAGTTCGCTTTTGCACAAACCACCTAAATGATAACCAGAATCCGATACCAATAGGGACCGTAAAAACAGAGTACTCAAGAACAATTA contains the following coding sequences:
- a CDS encoding molybdopterin-dependent oxidoreductase, which codes for MGEFKMPPGQKPSARLYPISVFGKPKEIDIDKYSVKITGLVKEEKIIPLKEILKLLKESVQFDIHCVDGWSYLGAVFSGIYPRTLFEEVSVLPEGKFVMVKNLDGYSTDLPLDFLLSDNSFLAYEIDGKPLDIANGYPLRLVVNGKYAYKDAKWVVEFEVIDEDIPGYWEKKGYSRKADVYENDRFEKK
- a CDS encoding anaerobic ribonucleoside-triphosphate reductase activating protein is translated as MSESRSVDIRIGAFQKFSLVDYPNKTCAIIFTLGCNFRCPFCHNRELVLPTLFPEEILFESIEDFLKSRVGLLDAVEFTGGEPLIYKDLVKIVKRIKDMGFLVKLDTNGSFPDRLKEILPFVDYIAMDIKAPLERYSEAIGVNVLGNIIRESVQIIKNSGKDYEFRTTVFKNYFKTLDDFVKIGEIINRAKAYYIQQPHFDKVLDPTYPFETFTNAELNEIKKLMQNFAEKVEVRNI
- the yfcE gene encoding phosphodiesterase; translation: MKIGVISDIHGDFLSLRTVFTELEKLDISLVLVLGDVLYHGPRNPIPEGYNPMGVAELINNAPFNFIFVKGNCDADVDQLMIKYPMLQEFALVHIEEATLLLTHGDRIEDFENFMEKYKGVKALLTGHTHIPVVEENKFGLHINPGSISLPKGSSKKSFAILDIEKDKFLVEFKEIV
- a CDS encoding PadR family transcriptional regulator, translated to MLENIFRKKGKNLFITSFFGSKEFLYFYILHLLSERDMYGEEISKAILIVSRGTWYPNPGFIYPVLKKLSVSGYIKGDWVIGESKHPRLVYKITEKGKTYYRTLRKDWKEGIKEFIEILRLIDEEGLL
- a CDS encoding ParA family protein, giving the protein MITITIANQKGGVGKTTTAVNLASFIARKNFKTLLVDLDPQANSTFVFLDNPAKLSTYSIFVEEEVDPTGIIHETAVPNLFLMPSSIHLAKVERALAGVFDAPLKLRRIMGKIANMFSFVIIDTPPSLGLLTVNALTTSDFVVIPITPSPWALEGVQDFLDTFEGVKETFNERLKILGVLITMFDTRTTLSKDASLKIKELFGDLVFEEPIARSVRLEESPAFREDIFTFAPDSKGAHAYAIFGESVLKRLGK
- a CDS encoding IS1634 family transposase, yielding MFVKVTKSGKHKYVSIVSAYRDKEKSIIKHKVILNLGRLDMIENNPMFGRLGLRLAELSKFKDMIDLNTVKGGNVVNTGYAVYKKLWDNYGLNKLLNDMREKTNIQFDLNTSIFLMAAEHLMNPKSKLGTYNNQLHYANLPSVGLNHLYRSLDILSEHKETIEDYLFNKQKSLFNMNVDVVFYDATTFRFESVKKDTLRDFGFSKENRVNEVQVVLGLLIDMVGRPIGYELFPGNTFEGKTLESSLDKLSGRFGIRRVIIVADRGLNSKLNLKKIKDKGYDYIVSSRIKSMKKDVQESILNEEGYVTIKGKDTLNLNSADSSQDEETFRYKLLDYVNTVRDTDNKLYDLKEKLLVTYSPLRAQKDREDRQRLIDKGVKFLDNPSAISGSLKRGGRKYLKETNKLNWELDKNAMSRDEMFDGYYAIEVSKTDMNVNDILDAHHALWKIEESFRIMKSTLEVRPIFHWTEKRIKGHFVVCFLSFLLERTLELTLKENNIKASPERIKEALNLMNLTEFSAEGHSFYLKTKWDELGNKILKILHIKPPKNITPFEELRI
- a CDS encoding ParB/RepB/Spo0J family partition protein codes for the protein MESKKGLPKDFNLRFDKGYVEELANEKIKAKVIELNVEDIITDPNQPRKTFNEESLKELAESIEKHGVLEPILVRKVGTKYMIVAGERRFRATLLLKKDTIPAIVIDPKSESIVREIQIVENLQREDISPIERAKAIYEYLKPYAKDKNVKTLLINYRMGRSVPEDFALTVSALCKAIGKTPITLIRWISLLDLPEEIQKKIDDPNSPLTSKHVESLLKVKDLDVIKKVVRVIEENELSSDDVANVVSTLKHFKPASLKGAIKSIENAINLIDFVDDKNRETLKEELKILKDLVMELEEKLRD
- a CDS encoding HD domain-containing phosphohydrolase; its protein translation is MVYTYPYTYSIGINIANQPHVKEALETKKVTLSMPFKAVQGFNAIALHIPIFKENEFYGTIAGLIDLNMLSHTLTNAISPLKFIVSEDNIIFATNISDSLFLSNIDDIVKHMTSDNTISRTYPFTYHSHHFVIHTFGSLSDVADSINNAFRNTVLTYGLFLILFLIFCGILLFGLFETEKETTTELEIALKKEVEALKVYKETQEKLNILNNFIYNTSITMQAEEVVQKFLETIFTLIPKIEKGVLWLAIGNSIMPVASIGYDKEILKNLILDKTYESKLWTKPIIIEKIGISGFPENFRNYARQLGLEEIKETLIIPIIVSDEYAGHLSLDIFKDDVHFGKEDIDLANTVSKIISFYLSIQGALNALKREVDLNALLASKLETIIDFISKASFKETNEEFFSKLLDLTLSLIEEGEMGSVLLRFGNKLKYVASSGYDITLLNKLRIDLEREQQLVEKGKAKIIKSIGIVGLEESEKDLALKIGIDKVRFTITASFFVDEEYYGGVFIDSTKEENPFTSDSIEVMKAVSNLGSLFLRTKKLFEGLENELKIDRIIRGISEHLDFENESSNYMKEAFRLIKVVFDYIEYLKLSVRIEERYIHALLFDDNVRLIRNDTSEFIFDEEKNFETLEKINYEIEKDFIEIGVSKGSETDVDTLNQLELAILPSIKSFFIYKDRSKLFADIMIAFARAIDSKDPYTRLHSENVTKYAYFFGIHLGLDNKALKTLVFAAVLHDVGKIGVSDIILLKNGNLTQEEFSEVKIHPEKGFEIVSAIEGLKEVARVLRHHHERWDGIGYPDGLKEEQIPYLSRILTIVDSFDAMTTDRPYRKAKSIEEAMNEIERNAGLQFDPQLAKKFIELKDKIMDALDFSIEKILTAILRI
- a CDS encoding type IV pilin protein, with amino-acid sequence MKTTDLRKNRGFTLVELMIVVAIIIILVGIAIPVFGEVINRGRAAQLLSNFDSLARDLEHYKQDWGVYPNPVNPAEEFGYSVDRETPTSLLSRELLGINSIKNKHGNKTFLGEDGGIEYILRPQILQNMQNPFGKDYKLYYGSKDGGSYVLYAELPNGKYIVRYPNTSSEITTNLPSVP